GTAAATAATTAGAGTTTTTACAGTTAGTCCAAATTGTTGTTAATTCAAGGAGGCACTGTTTGTAGAAAGCGAAAATGCGCTAGGCAAGGTAACTTGAGGGGAATACTAAGTATTTACTGTAACTAATAAATAGTTCACAGTAAACAAATCCGTAAATCGTAAAATGTTAGCTATTAACAAAATTAAACTTGCTGCTAATATAGCCTAATCAATATTAGGTCAACAGTGCCCTCTTGGAATAACTAGCTTTTTTGAAAGCAGGGGGCTAACTTTTTCATAGGAGTTGAAATATAATTTGTAATTTTCTGGGGGAAGGATATGGAAAAAATCTGGAATTTTCCCCCTTTTTTTATGGCTGCACGTTAGAAAGTTAATAAGTGAAAGGGGAATGGGAAATGGGAAATGGGGAATGGGGAATAAATAACAATGCCCAATTACCAATTACCAATCCCCAATACCCAGTACCTATAAAAGACTGTTTACAAAGCAGGTAGCATGTATGCAACAAGTTCCTGTTTCACTATGGACTCTGGTTGCTGGGATAGTAGTTACAGCAATCAGCATTTGGATCGGTCAAAACCACACTCTCATGCCGATGCAGGCATCGCTACAAGCGCCTTTGGTAGACGGTTTTTTCAACGTCATGTTTACCATTGCGATCGCACTCTTCTTGGTGGTAGAAGGAACTATTCTGATTTTTTTGGTGAAGTTTCGTCGCCGTCGTGGTGATGATACCGATGGTTTGCCAATTGAAGGTAACGTTCCCTTAGAAATCTTCTGGACAGCAATTCCTACAGTGATTGTTCTCGGTTTGGGCATCTACAGTGTAGATGTTTTTAACCAAATGGGCGGTTTTGAGCCTGCTGGTCATCCTCATTCAGCCGCTCATGTTGCTCATCAGTCGGGAACCGCGATCGCAGCTACATTAAGCGATAGCTCTGAAGTAACGGCTGCACCAGCGATCGCCCCAACAATTGGGATTGGCGCGTCTCCTCAAACCCTAAACAAACCAGCCGATTTAGTTGTTGATGTCAAAGGCATACAGTACGCCTGGTTATTTAATTACCCCGATAGTGGCATTACCTCTGGGGAATTGCACATACCCGTTGGTGCTGATGTTCAACTCAACCTTTCAGCAGAAGATGTAATTCATTCATTTTGGGTTCCAAACTTCCGCTTGAAACAAGATGCACTTCCCGGTATTCCTACCGAACTGCGATTTGTCGCCACCAAACCAGGTACATATCCCGTAGTTTGTGCTGAGTTGTGTGGTGGTTATCACGGTTCAATGCGGACACAGGTAATTGTCCACACACCAGAAGAATATGATAGCTGGCGGACAGAAAACCAGATTGCTCAACAGCAAAACCTTAATCAAGTTGTTGCAGTTAATCCAGCCGACTTATCAACATCGGAGTTTCTTGCACCCCACACCCATGATATGGGAATCAGTGCAGCAACTCTAGAGTCAGTAGTCATTGGTCATTAGTCATTGGTCATTGGTCATTGGTCATTAGTCATTAGTCATTGGTCATTAGTTATTAGTAACTAACAAATGACAAATGACAACGGACAAATGACAACGGACAAATGACAAAAAGACAAAGGACAAATGACAAATGACAAACGACAAGGGACAAAAATATGACGCAGGTAGAATTTCCACGAAATACTCCACCAGAAGGAAATAAACCGAAAATGGTGACTGGCCACACTTCGCATCCAAAGGCGTGGAAATGGCAAGATTATTTTACATTTAATGTTGACCACAAGGTTATTGGTATTCAATACCTGGTGACGGCATTTGTCTTCTATCTCATCGGCGGACTGATGGCGATCGCTCTGCGTGTCGAATTAGCAACACCAGATGCAGACGTACTCGACCCCAATCTGTATAACGCTTTCATGACCAATCACGGGACGATTATGATCTTCCTGTGGATTGTCCCTAGCGCTATTGGCGGATTTGGTAACTATTTAGTGCCGTTGATGGTCGGTGCTAGGGATATGGCTTTCCCGAAGCTGAACGCGATCGCCTTTTGGTTAAACCCACCAGCAGGATTACTCATATTAGGTAGTTTCATCTTTGGCGGTTCGCAATCTGGCTGGACAGCTTACCCACCTTTGAGTTTGGTGACAGCGCCAATCGCTCAAACTATGTGGATACTTGCGATCGTTTTGGTGGGAACTTCCTCAATTTTGGGTTCGCTGAACTTCGTAATCACCATTTTGATGATGAAAGTTCCTAGCATGAAATGGGATCAAGTACCCCTATTCTGCTGGGCAATCTTGGCAACCTCCATCCTAGCGCTTCTCTCCACACCTGTATTAGCAGCTGGTTTAGTTCTGCTGTTGTTCGACCTCAACTTTGGCACATCCTTCTTTAAACCAGATGCAGGCGGTAACGTTGTAATTTATCAACACTTATTCTGGTTTTATTCTCACCCGGCAGTATATTTAATGATTCTGCCCATCTTCGGCATCATGTCGGAGGTAATTCCAGTTCACTCCCGCAAGCCAATCTTTGGTTATAAAGCGATCGCTTACTCTAGCGTAGCCATCTGCGTTGTGGGTTTGTTCGTTTGGGTACACCACATGTTTACCAGTGGCACACCCGGCTGGATGCGGATGTTCTTCACCATCTCCACTCTCATCGTTGCAGTTCCCACTGGCGTGAAGATTTTTGCTTGGGTTGCTACCCTTTGGGGTGGTAAAATCCGCTTCACTGGTGCGATGCTTTTCGCCATTGGCTTGTTGTCTATGTTTGTCATGGGCGGCTTAAGTGGTGTAACGATGGGAACAGCGCCTTTTGATGTTCACGTCCACGACACATATTATGTTGTCGGACATTTCCATTACGTTCTGTTTGGCGGTTCCGTGTTTGGCATTTATGCCGGCATTTATCACTGGTTCCCCAAAATGACCGGACGAATGCTGAATGAAAGCTTGGCACGCATTCACTTTGCTCTCACCTTCATCGGCACAAATCTGACCTTTTTACCTATGCACGAGTTGGGTTTAAAAGGAATGCCCCGACGAGTGGCAATGTATGACCCCCAATTTATCGACCTCAATCAAATTTGTACCTTCGGTTCAATTGTTTTGGGGATATCGGTAATTCCTTTCGCCATCAACATGATTTACAGTTGGTTGAAAGGGCCTTTGGCTGGTGATAATCCTTGGCAAGCTTTGACTTTAGAATGGACAACTAGCTCACCACCAGCAATTGAAAACTGGGAAGTATTGCCGGTTGTGACTCATGGCCCTTATGATTATGGTCATGGTAACAGTAATGAAGTACAGCCATCTGCAACGCCGGAAGCTAGTGCTTAGGTAGTAGAGTGAGTAATGCGATCGCACTCAAAGTCACTAAAACTTCTAGTCATTAGATTTGGGAACTTGAGACTCCAAGCTTGGAACCTGAAACTTCAAGCTTGGAACACGAAAGGCCGAGTTCAGAACATGAACGGCCGAGCTTAGAACACAAAAGGCCGAGTTCAGAACACGAAAGGCCGAGTTCAGAACATGAAAGGCCGAGTTCAGAACATGAAAGGCCGAGTTCAGAACATGAACGGCCGAGTTCAGAACACGAAAGGCCGAGTTCAGAACATGAACGGCCGAGTTCAAAACACGAAAGGCCGAGTTCAGAACACGAAACTCGGAATTTTGAGAATTGCTGAACAAGTCAAGAGTTTGGCTAAACAAGGATTTTGGATAAAGAATGGAAATTTTGCTAATTCAGATTTCATTCTTTATTTAAGCTTCCACAACAGACAGAGTAGATCGTATTGTCAAAAAATCTATGACTATAGCTACAACCACCAGCGAAGAACACGGTGCAGGACACGAAGAACATCCAGATTTAAGAGTTTGGGGACTGTTAACATTCCTCGCCTCTGAATCCCTGATGTTTGGGGGATTTTTTGCTACCTTCTTGTTTTTTAAAGGTATTACACCAGTTTGGCCTCCAGAAGGAAGTGAAGTAGAACTACTTGTACCGACAATTAACACCATTATTCTGGTGTCTAGTAGTTTCGTGATTCACTTCGGTGATACGGCAATTAAAAAGAATAACGTCAAGGGAATGCAACTGTGGTACGCAATTACTGCAATTATGGGTGCAATTTTCTTGGCTGGTCAGGTTTATGAGTATTCAACATTGGGATACGGACTGACCACCAACGTCTTTGCCAACTGCTTTTATATCATGACTGGGTTCCACGGTTTGCACGTTTTTGTGGGACTGTTATTGATATTACGTGCATTGTGGCGATCGCGTCTCCCTGGTGAATATTCTGCAACCAATCATACTTTCATCGAAATGACAGAAATTTACTGGCACTTCGTAGACATTATTTGGATTGTATTATTCACCTTGGTGTACGTTCTCACTTTGTTTTAACTTGGGCATTAGGCATTGGTAATTATTATTACTTTTTTACTATTGCCTATTGCCTATTCCCTATTGCCTACGCACAAAAAAATTATTATGCAACTTGATGCAAATAAATTCTCATGGTTCCAGGTTCCAGAAGACATCAAAAACCTATTAATTTTAGCTGCACAAAACTGGGAAAATACATCTGAATCCGAAAAATATATTCAACAAGCTTTAGCCCAGACTGGTGAAAATACAGATGTCTTAGTAGCAGCATATAGATTTTTCTATTATAAAAATAATTATTCTCTTGCACTACAAACAACAATAAAATTATTAGATAAAATTAAAGAACTAGAGAAATTTCCTGATGACTGGGAGCAACTTCAGGCTATATTAGTCAATCGCAAAGAAGACCCACAAATTCGATTGTACTTAAATGCTTATGCTGCTTCTGGATTAGTACTAGCAAAGTTAGGAGAAATTGAGCAAGCAAAACAGATCAGCACCAGAGTCAAACAGATAGACGAAAAGAATGATTTTGGTTCTGGAATTCTGCTGGATATTTTGACACGTCCAGCAGAAGAAGACGATTAATTAGTCAGCAATGAAAGGTCAAGGTGAAAATCATGAACAATTGGTTATCTACTAAATCTTATTCTCTATTAGGAGCAAGTACTGATAGTAACTCTATCATCCCTCCTATTAACATACCTACTCAGCTTCCTGTAGGTAACATTCCTAATGTCTCACCGATCATTGTGATCCAATCTTCTCAGCTATCAATTTAAAAGTTATGAAAGGTAGGGATTGGCTGCTAACAGGGGACGGTCAGCATCAAGCCTGTAAATCTGTAAGATCCTGGGATTTATTGAGAGAAAATTACCGCCTTTATCGGTTTTTAACTGAGGTGGAAGATGTTCTCAATGGCAGTGACAATGAAACCAATTGTTTGCCAGAAACTCGGATGCTTGTAAGGCGCTTGATTGTAAATTCCTACTGGGTGCAAAGTCAGCATTTAGAGCCTTCACCAAAAACGGGAAACTCTGTTTTACTCCTATATGATGAATTGGGTTTTCCATTGACTGTGCAAACAGTAACATTTGCACCGGGAACCCGTTCAAACATTCATAATCATGGAACGTGGGGAATCGTGGCGGTGCTAAAAGGCCAGGAAAAAAATACTTTTTGGCGACGCACCAATAGCCCAGAATTTCAGGACAAGATTGAAGCAACGGGAGAGGTAACTCTATTTCCAGGAGACATTATTAGCTTTACTCCCGATGCAATTCACAGTGTAGAAGCAGTGGGTGATGAACCAACTGTGACTTTTAATATTTATGGCGAAACCGATCCGAATGAGAGGTTTGAGTTTGACTTAGTTAGCCATAAAGCTAGGAATTTTTAATTTCATCGGTTCGTAGTTGGCGCTTTAGCGCTAAAGAGTAATTAGGAGATAGTTGAATGGCAAGGGTAATTTTCTATAGCAAACCAGGCTGTAAAGGTGGTGTTAAGCAAAAAGTTTTGCTAACAGCTGCTGGTCATGAGGTGATACCACAGAATCTACTAAAAGAAGCTTGGACAGCTGAACGGTTGCGCTCATTTTTTGGCGATCGCCCCGTAGTCGAATGGTTTAACCTTTCCGCTCCCAAGATAAAATCTGGTGAGGTGGTTCCTGAAAAAGTGGATGAACAAACCGCTTTGGCGCTGATGCTGAAAGAACCACTACTAATTCGCCGTCCTTTGTTAGAAGTAGGCGATCGCCGCGAAGTAGGATTTGATGTACAAAAGATTGATACTTGGATTGGGTTACAAGCTGTCGATGAATCCTTGCAAGAAATTAGCGACAAGCTTTTGAAGCAAGATTTGCAAAACTGTTCCCACGGTAAAGATCATAATCACGGTCAAGGTTCTCAACAACACCAAAAGCAAGGCAACTGTAAACATTAGTACAGGACTTTTGCACTGAGGTAATCTGTTAAAACCTGAGTTATTGGGTTTGAGATGTAACAATGCTCTCAAACTCAGTAGACAAGTTTAGAGTGAATTAGTATTTGTAACATCTCGTGAAATAATGCTGCTTTTTGTCACAAATGTTACAAAGCTAAACTTGCATGGGCATAGTAAGTATGCTTAATATTGCAAGAATAAAAAACAATGACAGCTACTTTATCTGGTTATCAACTCCTCGAAACCCTTCACTCCGGTAGTAAAACCATCATTTATCGTGGACGGCGAGAAACTGATAACGCCTCTGTCATTGTCAAAACTCTCTTGTGCGAACATCCGCTCTTAGAAGACATAGCTAGACTGCGCCACGAATATCAAATCATTGAGACTCTGGAAATTCCTGGCATTGTTAAAGCTTATGAGTTAAAGAATTATCAGCATGGACTGGCTTTGGTTTTAGAAGACATTCCAGGTTGCTTGCTCCAAGAACTGATTGCAACTCAAACAACCACCTTGATTACTTTCCTCAAGGTGGGGATTAATCTGGCACAAATTTTAGGAGAACTGCACGCCCAACAAATTATTCATAAAGATATTAAGCCGCACAATATTTTAATTGACCCCGATTCTGGCGAAGCCAAACTGATTGACTTCAGTATCTCCTCACGACTTGATAAAGAAAATCCCACCTTGAGCAATCCGAATTTGCTCGAAGGTACGCTTGCATATATGTCACCTGAGCAGACAGGGAGAATGAACCGGGCGGTTGACTATCGCACCGACTTTTATTCGCTGGGTGTAACTTTATATGAAATGCTAACGGGTATTTTGCCTTTTCAAGCTGTTGATCCAATGGAGTTAATCCACTCTCATATTGCCAAAACACCAGCCGCACCCTGTAGCGAAACCGTGTGCCGCATCTTGGGAGATGTGCCAGAAGCGATTAGTGCAATTATTTTAAAATTATTAGCGAAAACAGCAGAAGAGCGGTATCAAAGCGCCTGGGGACTGAAAGCGGATTTAGAGGAATGTTTGTTTCAACTGCAAACAACTGGAAAAATTGAAAACTTTGTACCGGGGAGACAAGACAAATCCGGGCATTTTTTGATTCCGCAAACGCTATACGGGCGCAAAGCAGAAGTAGCAACATTGATGGCTGCGTTTAAGCGTGTGGCAGTAGGTAGCAGCGAACTCATGCTCGTCTCTGGTTATTCGGGGATTGGCAAGACAAGTGTTGTCAATGAAGTTCATAAACCCATTGTGGGAGCAAGGGGTTATTTTATTGCAGGCAAGTTTGATCAGTTCAAGCGCAATATTCCCTATGCGTCATTGATTCAAGCGTTCCAATCTTTAATTGGGCAATTACTTACCGAAAGCGAAGCCCAAATCCAAGTGTGGAAAGATAAACTCTTAACTGCGTTGGGAGAGAATGGGCAAGTCATTATCGATGTGATTCCACAAGTCGAACTAATTATTGGAACTGTGCCACCTGTAACACAACTGGGTGCGGCTGAATCTCAAAATCGTTTTAATCGCGTTTTTGGACAATTTATTGGCGTATTCACTACCCAACATCATCCTCTGGTTGTGTTCTTGGATGACTTGCAGTGGGCAGATTCGGCATCGCTGAACTTAATTGAGCTATTGATGACAGATAGCGAGCGCAAATATTTATTGTTAGTCGGTGCATACCGCGATAATGAAGTGTCGCCCACCCATCCACTTATGCTCAGTTTGGACAAGATTCAATCTTCTGGTGCGGTGGTAGATAACATCATCTTGGCACCATTGCAGTTAACGGATGTGG
The Nostoc punctiforme PCC 73102 genome window above contains:
- a CDS encoding cytochrome c oxidase subunit II, translating into MQQVPVSLWTLVAGIVVTAISIWIGQNHTLMPMQASLQAPLVDGFFNVMFTIAIALFLVVEGTILIFLVKFRRRRGDDTDGLPIEGNVPLEIFWTAIPTVIVLGLGIYSVDVFNQMGGFEPAGHPHSAAHVAHQSGTAIAATLSDSSEVTAAPAIAPTIGIGASPQTLNKPADLVVDVKGIQYAWLFNYPDSGITSGELHIPVGADVQLNLSAEDVIHSFWVPNFRLKQDALPGIPTELRFVATKPGTYPVVCAELCGGYHGSMRTQVIVHTPEEYDSWRTENQIAQQQNLNQVVAVNPADLSTSEFLAPHTHDMGISAATLESVVIGH
- the ctaD gene encoding cytochrome c oxidase subunit I — translated: MTQVEFPRNTPPEGNKPKMVTGHTSHPKAWKWQDYFTFNVDHKVIGIQYLVTAFVFYLIGGLMAIALRVELATPDADVLDPNLYNAFMTNHGTIMIFLWIVPSAIGGFGNYLVPLMVGARDMAFPKLNAIAFWLNPPAGLLILGSFIFGGSQSGWTAYPPLSLVTAPIAQTMWILAIVLVGTSSILGSLNFVITILMMKVPSMKWDQVPLFCWAILATSILALLSTPVLAAGLVLLLFDLNFGTSFFKPDAGGNVVIYQHLFWFYSHPAVYLMILPIFGIMSEVIPVHSRKPIFGYKAIAYSSVAICVVGLFVWVHHMFTSGTPGWMRMFFTISTLIVAVPTGVKIFAWVATLWGGKIRFTGAMLFAIGLLSMFVMGGLSGVTMGTAPFDVHVHDTYYVVGHFHYVLFGGSVFGIYAGIYHWFPKMTGRMLNESLARIHFALTFIGTNLTFLPMHELGLKGMPRRVAMYDPQFIDLNQICTFGSIVLGISVIPFAINMIYSWLKGPLAGDNPWQALTLEWTTSSPPAIENWEVLPVVTHGPYDYGHGNSNEVQPSATPEASA
- a CDS encoding cytochrome c oxidase subunit 3 produces the protein MTIATTTSEEHGAGHEEHPDLRVWGLLTFLASESLMFGGFFATFLFFKGITPVWPPEGSEVELLVPTINTIILVSSSFVIHFGDTAIKKNNVKGMQLWYAITAIMGAIFLAGQVYEYSTLGYGLTTNVFANCFYIMTGFHGLHVFVGLLLILRALWRSRLPGEYSATNHTFIEMTEIYWHFVDIIWIVLFTLVYVLTLF
- a CDS encoding cupin — its product is MKGRDWLLTGDGQHQACKSVRSWDLLRENYRLYRFLTEVEDVLNGSDNETNCLPETRMLVRRLIVNSYWVQSQHLEPSPKTGNSVLLLYDELGFPLTVQTVTFAPGTRSNIHNHGTWGIVAVLKGQEKNTFWRRTNSPEFQDKIEATGEVTLFPGDIISFTPDAIHSVEAVGDEPTVTFNIYGETDPNERFEFDLVSHKARNF
- a CDS encoding ArsC/Spx/MgsR family protein, which encodes MARVIFYSKPGCKGGVKQKVLLTAAGHEVIPQNLLKEAWTAERLRSFFGDRPVVEWFNLSAPKIKSGEVVPEKVDEQTALALMLKEPLLIRRPLLEVGDRREVGFDVQKIDTWIGLQAVDESLQEISDKLLKQDLQNCSHGKDHNHGQGSQQHQKQGNCKH